GCGCGCGCGCTCGACCTCCTCCGCCGAAACGCCGGCGCCGCCGACTTGGATGCGTCCGCGCACACGATCCGCGAGGTAGCGCTCGGCGCGGTCGACGTACGCGACGTGCGTCTCGTAGCTCGCGCGCGCGTCGTCGGCGAAGGTGAAGAAGCCGTGCTTCAGCAGCACCATCGCGTCGACCTTGGGATCGCGCTCGTAGATCTCCGCCGCGAGCTTCGCGAGCTGAAAGCCCGGCATGATGTACGGGACGATCGCGACGCGATCGCCGAGCGCCTCGCGCACGATGCGCTCGCCGTCGGGCTGGTTGGTGAGCGCGAGGATCGCGTCGGCGTGCGTGTGGTCGACGAACTTGTGCGGCAGGAACGCGTGCAGCAGCGTCTCGACCGACGGGTTCGGCGAGGTCGAGTCGAACAGGTTGATGCGCTGCTGGTTGACCATCTCCTCGTCGGAGAGCGACTCCAGCCGGCGCAGCGCGCGCAGCGGCGCGAGCTGCATCGCGGGTAGCCCGCGCGGCTCGATCGAGTCGAGGTCCCAGCCGCTGCCCTTGACGCAGATCGCCTCGACCGGCTCACCGAGCACGTTCTTGACGGTGGTCTTGACCGAGGTGTTGCCGCCGCCGTGCATCACCAGGTCCGGATCCTGGCCGATCAGGCGCGAGGTGTAGACGCGCAAGGCGAGATCGTCGCCCCACGCGGCGTAGCGCTCGCGGAAGGCTCGGGCGTCGTCGTCGGACCAGCGGCTCTGCATGGCGGAATCTCCTGGGTGCTTCTCGCGGCGGTGGGAATGACTTCGTGAGATCGGTGCTCGTTGCGAACGCTGCGGCTCAGCCCGCGGGCAGCGGGTCGCGGATCAGGGAGCGGATCTGCTGGAACTCCGGAGCACGGGCGCTGCGCACCCACTCGAGCAGCACGGCCTCGACCGTGGTCGGCACCGCGCCGGCTTGCGTGAGACGCTCGACCGCCACCCGGTAGTCGCGCTCGAAGCGCGCCGACACCGCGTCCACCACGAGGTGCGCCTCGTAGCCCGCGGCGAGCAGCTCGTGCACCGTCTGATTGACGCAGGCCTGCGCCTCGATGCCGGCGACCACGATCTGCGAGCGGCCCTGCGCGCGCAGCGCGTCGGCGAAGCCGGGCTCGGCCATGCACGACATGGCGAGCTTCTCGAAGGGCGGCTGCCCGGCGGGCAGCGCGTCGCGCAGCGCCTGCGCCGTGCGGCCGATGCCCTGCGGGTACTGCTCGGTGTACAGGATCGGGACCGAGACGAGCTTCGCGCCCTCGACGAGCCGCCGCGTCGCCTCGACGACGCGGGCGCCCTCGAAGAGGTGCGGCAGGTAGCGCTCCTGCACGTCGATGACGAGCAGCAGGCTCTCGTTGCGCTCCAGAAGCCGCGCGGGACGTCGGGTTTCGGCCATGCCCGGGGTCATAACCGACGGGCCTCGCCTCGCGAAAGGCGGCAACCCGCTCAGCGCGCGCCGCGCCCGGACGCCTTGCCCCGCGCGCGGCCGCCGTCCTTCGGCCTGCGCTTCTTGCGTGACGCATCCGCCTTGGCGGGCTTGGGCCGCTTCGCGTGGCGGCCCTCGCGCCGGCGCACGGTGATCTTCAGAGGCACGCCGACCAGCGCGAGCTCGTCGCGCAGCCGGTGCGTCAGGTAGCGCAGGTAGGCGGTCGGCAGAGCGCTGCGCTGCGTGCCGAAGATCACCACGTGCGGCGGCGAGTGGCTCGCCTGCGTCGCGTACTGCAGCTTGACGGCGCGCCCCTGCTCGCTCGGCGGCGGGTGCGCCTCGACCGCCGCGTGCAGGATCTCGTTGAGGCGCGAGGTCGCGACGCGCTGACGGTACGACGCGATCACCGTGTCGACCGCGGCGAGCAGCGCGCGCATGCCCGTGCCTTCCTTCGCGCTGACCCGCAGCACCGGCAGCGGCGGCCACTGCGGCAGACGCTTCGCGATCGTCGCGTGGCACTGCTCGGTCGCGAGGTCCGGCGCGAGGTCGGCTTTGTTGACCGCGACCACGAGGCCCCGGCCCCGTCGCCACGCAAGGTCGGCGAGGCGGAGGTCCTGGTCGGTCACGCCGACCTGCGCATCGAGCACCAGGATCGCGACCTCGCTGCGCAGCATGGCGCGCAGCGAGGACTGCGCGGCGTAGGCCTCGATCGTCTCGTCGATGCGGCTCGGGCGCCGCAGCCCCGCGGTGTCGACGACGACGTAGGTCTTGCCGCCGTGCTCGATGGTCACGTCGACGGCGTCGCGCGTCGTGCCGGGCGTCGCGTCGACCAGCGAGCGCTCGAAGCCGACGAGCCGGTTCAGCAGCGAGGACTTGCCGACGTTCGGGCGGCCGATGAGCGCGATGCGCGCGGGGCCGCCGACGTCCGCGTCCGCCTCGCCTGCCTCGTCGTCCTGCGCCGCCGCGCTCTGCTCGATCGCCTCGGCTGCGGCGTCCTCGGTGCTCTCCGCGTCCGCCTCGCGCGGCGGGGGCGGCGGCGCGAGCTCCTCGATCCGCTGCCAGAGCTCGTCGATGCCGCGCCCGTGCGCCGCCGACAGCGCCACCAGGTCGCCCTCGCCGAGCTCGGCGAACTCGAGCACCCGCTCCTCGTGCGACGGACGGTCGATCTTGTTGACCGCGAAGATCGCCGGCACGCCGAGCGTGCGGATGCGGCGCGCCACCGCCTCGTCGGCCGGCGAGAGCCCGGCGCGCCCGTCGAGCAGGTAGACGATCACGTCGGCGCGCGCGATGGTCGCGAGGCTGCGCTCGTGGACGCGCGCCGCGAGCTGCCCGGGCTCGGCCTGCTCCTCGATGCCGCCCGTGTCGACGATCTCCCAGCGGCGCCCGCCGCGCTCGAGCGTGCCGCGGTTCTCGTCGCGCGTCACGCCCGGCGTGTCGTGCACGATCGCCTTCTGCCGACGCAGCAGACGGTTGAACAGCGTGCTCTTGCCGGCGTTCGGGCGGCCCGCGATCGCGACCACCACCGCGTCGCCGCCGCGCTGCGCGGCCGGCGTCGTCACAGCCCGAGCTCGCCCAGTGTGTGCGGCTTGGTGAACCATTTCTCGTCGACCTTGACGTGCAGGTCGAGGTAGACGCGCGTGCCGAGGAAGCGCTCGAGCTCGAGCCGCGCGTTCTGCCCGATGTGCTTGATGCGCGCGCCCTTCTCGCCCAGCACGATCGCGCGCTGCGAGGGCCGCGCGACGAGGATCGTCGCCTCGATCACGACCAGGTTCTTGCCCTCGCGCTCGGTGAAGCTCTCGATCCGTACCGCGCTCTGGTAGGGCACCTCCTCGTGCGTCGCGAGCAGGAGCTGCTCGCGCACGATCTCGGCCGCGAAGAAGCGCTCCGGCAGATCGGTCTGCATGTCGGGCGGGAAGAGCGGCGGCGACACCGGCAGGTGCGTCTGCAGCGTGCGCAGCAGCTCGGGGACGTTCTCGCCGGTGAGCGCGCTCACCGGCACGACGTGCCGTCCCGGCAGCAGCCGATCGAGCTCCGCCGCGAGCTCGAGGAGCTGCTTCTTCGTCACGCGATCGATCTTGTTGAGCGCGATCACGACCGGCTGCTTGGCGTTGCCGAGCTCGCCCGCGAGCTCGCGGTCGCGGTCCGTGATGCCGACGATCGAGTCGAGCACGAGCAGCGCGACGTCCGCCTCGGCGAGGCTCTGCCGCGCGGCCTTCACCATGCGCTCGCCGAGCAGGTTGCGCGGCTCGTGCAACCCCGGCGTGTCGACGAACAGGAACTGCACGCCCGGTCGCGTCTCGATGCCGAGGATCCGGTTGCGCGTCGTCTGCGGCTTCGGCGTGACGATCGCGAGCTTGCGCCCGAGGATCTGGTTGAGCAGCGTCGACTTGCCGACGTTCGGCCGGCCGACGAGCGCGACGAAGCCCGCGCGGTGGTCTTCCCCGACGCCGGTCACGCGCCCTCTCCTTCCGACGTGCTGCTGGCCGACGTGCCGCTGGGCTCGGTCGGC
This window of the Candidatus Binatia bacterium genome carries:
- a CDS encoding isochorismatase family protein produces the protein MAETRRPARLLERNESLLLVIDVQERYLPHLFEGARVVEATRRLVEGAKLVSVPILYTEQYPQGIGRTAQALRDALPAGQPPFEKLAMSCMAEPGFADALRAQGRSQIVVAGIEAQACVNQTVHELLAAGYEAHLVVDAVSARFERDYRVAVERLTQAGAVPTTVEAVLLEWVRSARAPEFQQIRSLIRDPLPAG
- the der gene encoding ribosome biogenesis GTPase Der → MTTPAAQRGGDAVVVAIAGRPNAGKSTLFNRLLRRQKAIVHDTPGVTRDENRGTLERGGRRWEIVDTGGIEEQAEPGQLAARVHERSLATIARADVIVYLLDGRAGLSPADEAVARRIRTLGVPAIFAVNKIDRPSHEERVLEFAELGEGDLVALSAAHGRGIDELWQRIEELAPPPPPREADAESTEDAAAEAIEQSAAAQDDEAGEADADVGGPARIALIGRPNVGKSSLLNRLVGFERSLVDATPGTTRDAVDVTIEHGGKTYVVVDTAGLRRPSRIDETIEAYAAQSSLRAMLRSEVAILVLDAQVGVTDQDLRLADLAWRRGRGLVVAVNKADLAPDLATEQCHATIAKRLPQWPPLPVLRVSAKEGTGMRALLAAVDTVIASYRQRVATSRLNEILHAAVEAHPPPSEQGRAVKLQYATQASHSPPHVVIFGTQRSALPTAYLRYLTHRLRDELALVGVPLKITVRRREGRHAKRPKPAKADASRKKRRPKDGGRARGKASGRGAR
- the era gene encoding GTPase Era, with the protein product MTGVGEDHRAGFVALVGRPNVGKSTLLNQILGRKLAIVTPKPQTTRNRILGIETRPGVQFLFVDTPGLHEPRNLLGERMVKAARQSLAEADVALLVLDSIVGITDRDRELAGELGNAKQPVVIALNKIDRVTKKQLLELAAELDRLLPGRHVVPVSALTGENVPELLRTLQTHLPVSPPLFPPDMQTDLPERFFAAEIVREQLLLATHEEVPYQSAVRIESFTEREGKNLVVIEATILVARPSQRAIVLGEKGARIKHIGQNARLELERFLGTRVYLDLHVKVDEKWFTKPHTLGELGL